GCTCGGTCGGCCCCTCCTGCACGACCTGCAAGAGGTCAGCCAGGAGCGGCACACGGTCGAGCTTGCGGTCGAGAACGCGCAGCGCTTGGTCGACGATCGACTCCTCGACATCGGACGGCGGCTGCTTACGCAGGATCGTCAGCAGAGCCGAGACGATCGTGAGCCTGCGCCCGTGGGCGTCGGCTTCAATCTCCTCGGCCTCTTTCACGAACCCGGCGGCCCGGAGCTGCGCTGCGGCCTCCGCCGACTCGCCAGGGTCGAGCACGTTCAGGTGCCCGCGGCCGCGGCCCAGACGGATCACCTGACCGCCGAGGGCTTCGATCAGGTCGAGGTAGTCGGGCTTCAAGTCCCCGAGGATGAACGGGATCGACCCGAAGCCGGCGAGCCCGGCCGCCATACGGCGGATCGTCGTCGACTTCCCGAGCGCCGGCAGCCCGAGCACGAACACGCTCGGGTTGCTGATGAGCTTGGCACGCTGGAACCACGAGATAGGGTCGGCGCACACGGTCGCACCCGTGAACAGGTGCCGGCCGAGCGGCACGCCCACCAGGGGCGCGCCCGTGCCGACGGAGAACGGCCACAGGCCGCACACCTGAACGCTCGTGCCGCGGTACTCGACGGGAGCCTGCACGTAGGCGGCAGCACCGCGACCGCGGCCGAGCCAGCCGCGGCCGGTCGGCCGAACGGGGCGCAGCTCGGCCGACGTCTCGACGGGAGTCGCCTTCTTGCTCTTGCGAGCCTTCTGTTTGGTCGCCATCATCATCACAACCGATCCCGAATCTCTGCCGGCACCGCGACATGCTTGCTCGGCACCAGGCCCAGCGGCAACGCCATCGCAAACGCCGAATCCTGCGAGCCGTACACCGGCCGCACACGCAAGCGAGCCGACGCCGAGAGGTTGTCGATCGCCGCGGCCGCCTCAGCGGCAGCAGCCGGGTCAACGACCGTGGCCGTCACCAGCAGCCCGAAGTTCACCAGGCCCGCGCCGGCAGCCTCCTCGGCCGCCGTCGATGCCGCGGCACGCACCGCCAGGGTGTCGCGCGCCTGCGGTTTACGGGTCGCCGTCGCACGGAACTGCGCCGCTGTCAGATCAGCCTCGACGAGCCCAGCAGCTCGCGCCGGGTCGATCGGCTTGTAGAGCAGCGTCACCCGCTTGCGCGCGATGTCACGGTGCGGGGCGAGGAGGCGTGCCAGCACGCCCGACTGCACCGTACCGCGCGGCGCTTGCGTCATCGCCCAGGTGACCGACGTCGCGGAGTCGTGCCGGTAGTCCGACCACGACGCCTGATGCGCCGTCGGGCCGACGTCCGGCCAGCTCAGCTCGGGCACCTCACCCTGAGCGTGTGCCTCTTCGATGAGCACCGCGGCCGCTGGGTCGTAGGCGACCCGGATCGTCTCGCATAGCTCTTGCGCCGACAGCGGGTGCGCTGCACCCGCCCCGGTCGCCTGCAAGTTGCCCGTCAGGCCGGGCAGACGCGCCGCGAGCTCGCGCGCCATCTCGTCAGGCTTGCGAGGTGGTGCACCCTTGCGAGGGACAGCGGAGAACGTCAGCGACACGAACGCCTTGACCGTCGACGACCCGGCCGGGTAGGTCTCGACGACCTCGCGCAGCATGTCCTGCGCGAACGCGGGCGCGTCGGGGTCGAGGTTCAGCTCGACCTCACGACGCAGCCGCGTGCCCGACTCGGGCGCGGTCTCAATCGTGACCGAGGCGGCCTCGATGCCCGGCTCGTCCGAGAGGTTCGCCAGCCAGTGACCCCAATCGGCTACCCACGTGTCGACCTGTAGCGGGTCGACGAGCGATGCCCCGTCGGGCTCGGTGCCGATCACCACGGCGTACGTCTTGCTGATCGGCGTGTAGACAAGCGCGAACGGACGCCCATAGGAGTCCGTGTGCTCGCTGAGGCGGGTCGCCGCGGCAACACCGGGGAGCTGATACGTGCCCCACTCAGTGCGACCCAGCGGCCCCGAACGGTACAGATGCGAGCCGCGGGAACGTGCCGACATCCACCCGATCCGATTGGATGCCCGCGAGAGTACGCTGCGACCGTCCGCATTCTTCACGATCAGCAGCAGGATCACCCCGGCCGAGACCACCGCGGCGATGAACGCCGCGAGCAGCCCACCGGACATGAGCGAGATAAGGATGATGAACAGCGCCACGAACAGCAGCAGTGTTCCGAGCGTCCCCAGACCGAGCAGGCCCGGCGACGTCGGCCGCCGCCAGTTGCCGTAGGTGCGAGGGGCGTCCTGTGTTGGGTCAACGGCCACCACTGGGGCCTCCTTCCGTAGATTGCTCACCGACGCTCTGAACGGCCTGTGCGCCCTTCTTCGCGCCATCTGCCGCGATGCCTACCGCGGCACCCGCGGCCATGCCGATCGGGCCGCCAGCAGCGCCCGCGCTGGCCCCGGACGCCGCGCCTCCCGCAGCGGCTCCACCGCCTGCGGCTGCGCCACCTCCTGCGGCTGCGCCACCACCAGCAGATGCGGCCGCACCGGAGCCTGTCGAGGCCGCGGCACCCGAGCTGGATGCGCCGCTACCTGACGAGGCCGGTGCAGGACTGCCGCTGCTGCCGGACGAGCTGCCCGACGGGGAACCCGACGAGCCGGGCGAGCCCGTCGACCCGGTACTGCCCGAAGCGCCGTCCGACCCGGAACCGCTGCCGGTTCCCAGGCGGCCCAGCGCAGCAGCACCCGTCGGCAGCGATGCCAGCGCTGCGATGCCAAGAGCACCGCCGGCACCGCCAGCCATCGAGCCGACCAGCGGCGTCACAAACCGCATTAGAGCCGGCAGAGCGAACAGGGCGATAATCATCAGCATCAGCCCCGTGAGGATCGAGATAAGCCCGGTGCCGTCGTCGGAGAACACGTCAGTGCCGAGCAAGTGGAACGCTGCGGCGTAGACGATCGCGGCCGCCGGCTTGTAGAGGATGAATGCGAGCAGCCACCCGATGTTCTTCTTGAACCAGCTCGCGCCCATCTCTGTGTTTGTGAACGATGCCGAAAGCGGCAGGATGCCCGCGAGGATCACGAGCATTCCGCCGCGGGCGACCATGAGCACGATCTGGAACGCTGCCGCGAGGATCGCGATCAGCCCCAGGATGATGATGAGCAACGGGCCGAGCCCGCCAGTTGTGGCGGGGTTCGATGTGAGAGCGATGAGCGTCAGCATGTTGCTGCCGAAGCACGCCCCATCGCCCTCGACGTCGCACTCTAGCGAGCCGTTGATGACCCACACTGAGAAGGAGTCGGCCGCCGTTACGAGCAAGCCCGTGACCGTGACGCCCATCGCTGATACCACGATGAGCGTCAGCAGGCTCTTGATCGTTTGGCGGCCCGGCTCGGCGCGCTGTTCCCAAGCCATCTTGACGCCGCCGATGATGACCGACAGGACTACGAGACCGCCGACGAGCCACCAGACCGCGGACTGTAGGAACAGCACCGTACCGGCCGCGCCCGAAGGCCCGGTCGGCATGAGCCCCGCTGCGAGTCCACCAGCGCCGCCAATGAGGATGACGCCGCCCAGGATCACGCCAATACGGCCGACCGCGGCGATGCCCTCGCCCTGCCGGAGCTTCGAGGCGATCAGCATCCCGAGGATGATGATCGACAATCCCGCGATAGCGAGGCCAATCCACTGAACGTAGCTGAGCATCGTCGTCACGTTCCCCGAGTACGCGGGCGCGTCGCCCGCGCTGATCGGTGACGATCCGCCGCCACCCGTCAGGTTCGGTGTGCCGATGTTGACCCACATCGTGCCGAGCGAAGCGATCGCCTTGCCGTACGCCTCCATGACGGCGTTCGCCATGTTCTCGATCGCATCACCGACAGCGGACTCAAGCCAGTTGCCCGCGTTGCACCCAATATCCCACCACGCGCAGTCATCAGCCATAACGATCACTCCCCCCAGGTGATGTAGCCCGAGAGGTCAGGGAGCTGAGTCGTCTGCAACGGGTTGCTGCTGTCCTTCGGTAGGAGCTTCCAGTCGCCGTTCTCCCACACGAGGTTGTAGATCACCGAGCCGTACACGGCTTGCCCCGAAGCTGCGCCACGGACGGCAATCTCGACTCGCGCAGCAGCCCCGTCGTATGCCAGCAGTCGGAAACCGGCAACGCTAAGCCGCGTGTCCGAGGTCGCGCCGGAACCGACATCGGTCACGAGCTGACTGCG
This window of the Microbacterium soli genome carries:
- a CDS encoding SCO6880 family protein, with the protein product MAVDPTQDAPRTYGNWRRPTSPGLLGLGTLGTLLLFVALFIILISLMSGGLLAAFIAAVVSAGVILLLIVKNADGRSVLSRASNRIGWMSARSRGSHLYRSGPLGRTEWGTYQLPGVAAATRLSEHTDSYGRPFALVYTPISKTYAVVIGTEPDGASLVDPLQVDTWVADWGHWLANLSDEPGIEAASVTIETAPESGTRLRREVELNLDPDAPAFAQDMLREVVETYPAGSSTVKAFVSLTFSAVPRKGAPPRKPDEMARELAARLPGLTGNLQATGAGAAHPLSAQELCETIRVAYDPAAAVLIEEAHAQGEVPELSWPDVGPTAHQASWSDYRHDSATSVTWAMTQAPRGTVQSGVLARLLAPHRDIARKRVTLLYKPIDPARAAGLVEADLTAAQFRATATRKPQARDTLAVRAAASTAAEEAAGAGLVNFGLLVTATVVDPAAAAEAAAAIDNLSASARLRVRPVYGSQDSAFAMALPLGLVPSKHVAVPAEIRDRL